In Microbacterium lushaniae, the following are encoded in one genomic region:
- the typA gene encoding translational GTPase TypA, translated as MAHALRSDLRNVAIVAHVDHGKTTLVDAMLRQTGSFGSHEHMEERAMDSNDLEREKGITILAKNTAITYNGAHTDVPVTINVIDTPGHADFGGEVERGLSMVDGVVLLVDASEGPLPQTRFVLRKALEAKLPVILLVNKTDRPDARIAEVETESHDLLLGLASDLSDDVPDLDVDALLDVPVVYASGRAGAASRNRPANGSLPDNDDLEPLFEAILEHVPAPSYDDEAPLQAWVTNLDSSPFLGRLALLRVFNGTLKKGQTVAWVRADGSTSNARITELLKTRALERYPAESAGPGDIVAIAGFPDITIGETIADPDDVRPLPQIHVDEPAISMTIGTNTSPLAGKVKGHKLTARLVKDRLDRELIGNVSLKVVDIGRPDAWEVQGRGELALAILVENMRREGFELTVGKPQVVTKKVDGKTYEPFEHLTVDAPEEYLGAITQLLASRKGRMESMTNHGTGWVRMEFVVPSRGLIGFRTEFLTTTRGTGIANAISHGYEPWAGQIVTRQNGSIVADRSGVVTPFAIIALQERMSFFVQPTEEVYEGMVIGENSRNDDMDVNITKEKKLTNMRQSTSDTFESMTPPRQLSLEESLEFAREDECVEVTPEKVRIRKVVLDATERGRATARLKRQDANV; from the coding sequence ATGGCGCATGCCCTCCGTTCCGATCTGCGCAACGTCGCGATCGTCGCTCACGTCGACCACGGCAAGACGACGCTCGTAGACGCCATGCTGCGCCAGACGGGCTCCTTCGGCTCTCACGAGCACATGGAGGAGCGCGCCATGGACTCCAACGATCTGGAGCGCGAAAAGGGCATCACGATCCTCGCCAAGAACACGGCGATCACCTACAACGGCGCCCACACCGACGTGCCCGTCACCATCAACGTCATCGACACCCCCGGCCACGCCGACTTCGGCGGCGAGGTCGAGCGCGGCTTGTCGATGGTCGACGGGGTCGTACTGCTGGTGGATGCGTCGGAGGGCCCGCTGCCCCAGACGCGGTTCGTGCTGCGCAAGGCGCTCGAGGCCAAGCTTCCCGTCATCCTGCTGGTGAACAAGACCGACCGCCCCGACGCCCGCATCGCCGAGGTCGAGACCGAGAGCCACGACCTTCTCCTCGGGCTGGCCTCCGATCTCTCCGATGACGTGCCCGACCTGGACGTGGACGCACTGCTGGACGTGCCGGTGGTGTACGCCTCCGGACGCGCGGGCGCCGCATCCCGCAACCGGCCCGCCAACGGCTCCCTGCCCGACAACGACGACCTCGAGCCCCTGTTCGAGGCGATCCTCGAGCACGTGCCGGCCCCCTCGTACGACGACGAGGCGCCGCTGCAGGCGTGGGTCACCAACCTCGACTCGAGCCCGTTCCTCGGACGCCTGGCGCTGCTGCGCGTCTTCAACGGCACGCTCAAGAAGGGCCAGACGGTCGCCTGGGTGCGCGCGGACGGCAGCACCAGCAACGCCCGCATCACGGAGCTGCTCAAGACCCGGGCGCTCGAGCGCTATCCCGCCGAGAGCGCCGGCCCCGGCGACATCGTCGCGATCGCCGGATTCCCCGACATCACGATCGGCGAGACGATCGCCGATCCCGACGACGTCCGCCCGCTGCCGCAGATCCACGTCGACGAGCCGGCCATCTCCATGACGATCGGCACCAACACCTCGCCGCTGGCCGGCAAGGTCAAGGGCCACAAGCTCACCGCGCGCCTGGTGAAGGACCGCCTCGACCGTGAGCTGATCGGCAACGTCTCGCTCAAGGTCGTCGACATCGGCCGGCCGGATGCGTGGGAGGTGCAGGGCCGCGGCGAGCTGGCGCTGGCGATCCTCGTCGAAAACATGCGCCGTGAGGGCTTCGAGCTCACCGTCGGCAAGCCCCAGGTGGTCACCAAGAAGGTCGACGGCAAGACCTACGAGCCGTTCGAGCACCTCACCGTGGACGCCCCCGAGGAGTACCTCGGCGCGATCACGCAGCTGCTGGCCAGCCGCAAGGGACGCATGGAGTCGATGACCAACCATGGCACCGGCTGGGTGCGCATGGAGTTCGTCGTGCCCTCGCGCGGCCTCATCGGCTTCCGCACCGAGTTCCTCACGACCACCCGTGGCACCGGCATCGCCAACGCGATCTCGCACGGTTACGAGCCCTGGGCGGGCCAGATCGTCACGCGGCAGAACGGCTCGATCGTGGCCGACCGCTCCGGCGTGGTCACCCCGTTCGCCATCATCGCCCTGCAGGAGCGCATGTCGTTCTTCGTGCAGCCGACCGAAGAGGTCTACGAGGGCATGGTCATCGGCGAGAACTCGCGCAACGACGACATGGACGTGAACATCACCAAGGAGAAGAAGCTGACGAACATGCGTCAGTCCACCTCCGACACGTTCGAGTCGATGACCCCGCCGCGCCAGCTGTCGCTGGAGGAGAGCCTCGAATTCGCCCGCGAGGACGAGTGCGTCGAGGTGACGCCGGAGAAGGTGCGCATCCGCAAGGTCGTGCTCGACGCGACCGAGCGCGGGCGCGCCACCGCGCGGCTCAAGCGCCAGGACGCCAACGTCTGA
- a CDS encoding citrate synthase, which yields MSDAGTQDQKAIFTVGDRTAEFPVLNGTDGTASVDISTFMRQTGHTTLDYGFVNTAATKSSITFIDGDQGILRYRGYPIEQLAKNSTYLEVAWLLIYGELPTADELAAFDERIRRHTLLHEDLKRFFSALPHTAHPMSVLSAATAALSTYYENESDPHNPEHVELNTVRMLAKLPVIAAYAHKKSVGQAFLYPDNSLGFVDNFLKLNFGVLSEVYDVNPVMSRALERLLILHEDHEQNASTSTVRLVGSTGANQFSSISAGINALYGPLHGGANEAVLDMLGRIRDSGESVERFVERVKNKEDGVKLMGFGHRVYKNYDPRAKLVKESADEVLEALGVSDPLLDLAKELEDIALNDDYFKERRLYPNVDFYTGVIYKAMGFPTRMFTVLFAIGRLPGWLAHWREMQGDPQTKIGRPQQLYTGATERQYPGA from the coding sequence GTGAGCGACGCGGGAACCCAGGATCAGAAGGCCATCTTCACGGTGGGCGATCGGACGGCCGAATTCCCGGTGCTGAACGGCACCGACGGCACCGCGAGTGTCGACATCTCGACGTTCATGCGGCAGACCGGCCACACGACGCTGGACTACGGCTTCGTCAACACCGCGGCCACGAAGTCATCGATCACCTTCATCGACGGCGATCAGGGGATCCTCCGCTACCGCGGCTATCCGATCGAGCAGCTGGCGAAGAACAGCACGTACCTCGAGGTGGCGTGGCTGCTCATCTACGGCGAGCTGCCCACCGCCGACGAGCTCGCCGCCTTCGACGAGCGCATCCGCCGTCACACGCTCCTGCATGAAGACCTCAAGCGCTTCTTCTCGGCCCTCCCGCACACCGCGCACCCGATGTCGGTGCTCTCGGCGGCCACCGCGGCCCTCTCGACGTACTACGAGAACGAGTCCGACCCCCACAACCCCGAGCATGTCGAACTGAACACCGTGCGGATGCTGGCCAAGCTCCCGGTGATCGCCGCCTACGCCCACAAGAAGAGCGTCGGCCAGGCCTTCCTGTACCCCGACAACTCCCTGGGTTTCGTGGACAACTTCCTCAAGCTCAACTTCGGCGTGCTCAGCGAGGTCTACGACGTCAACCCCGTCATGTCGCGCGCCCTGGAGCGCCTCCTCATCCTGCACGAAGACCACGAGCAGAATGCGTCCACCTCCACGGTGCGGCTGGTCGGGTCGACGGGGGCGAATCAGTTCTCCTCCATCTCGGCCGGCATCAACGCCCTGTACGGCCCCTTGCACGGTGGCGCCAATGAGGCGGTGCTCGACATGCTCGGACGCATCCGCGACTCCGGCGAGAGCGTCGAGCGTTTCGTGGAGCGCGTGAAGAACAAGGAGGACGGGGTCAAGCTCATGGGCTTCGGCCACCGCGTCTACAAGAACTACGACCCGCGCGCCAAGCTCGTCAAGGAGTCCGCCGACGAGGTGCTCGAGGCCCTCGGCGTGAGCGACCCGCTGCTGGATCTGGCGAAGGAGCTCGAGGATATCGCCCTCAACGACGACTACTTCAAGGAGCGTCGCCTCTACCCGAACGTGGACTTCTACACGGGCGTCATCTACAAGGCGATGGGTTTCCCCACCCGCATGTTCACGGTGCTCTTCGCCATCGGCCGCCTCCCCGGCTGGCTCGCGCACTGGCGCGAGATGCAGGGCGACCCGCAGACCAAGATCGGCCGCCCGCAGCAGCTGTACACGGGGGCCACGGAGCGCCAGTACCCCGGAGCCTGA
- the dapC gene encoding succinyldiaminopimelate transaminase translates to MGVSELADYPWDAVAPYAEKARRHPGGIVDLSIGSPVDPTPEVVAAALTRATDAHSYPLTSGTPALRDAIAAWYARRRSVPSLTAAHVIPTVGSKELVALLPLLLDLGPGDVVVHPRAAYPTYDVGARVVGATPVAADDPDEWPAATRLVWLNSPGNPDGRVLDVPALRRAAERARERGIVLACDECYAELGWEGPWRDQPVPSVLDPRVTGGDLTGLLSVYSLSKQSNLAGYRAAFVAGDPALVERLLTARRHLGLMPPAPVQAAMAAALADDTHVQAQKERYRVRRALLRPALEAAGFRIDASEGGLYLWTTEGRDAWESMDRLADLGILAGPGHFYGPHFPQHVRVSLTASDERVSAAAERLRAG, encoded by the coding sequence ATGGGGGTCTCCGAGCTGGCGGACTACCCGTGGGACGCCGTGGCGCCGTATGCCGAGAAGGCCCGCCGTCATCCGGGCGGCATCGTCGATCTGTCGATCGGGTCTCCCGTCGACCCCACTCCTGAGGTCGTCGCGGCGGCGCTGACGCGCGCCACCGACGCCCACTCGTACCCGCTCACTTCGGGCACACCTGCCCTCCGCGACGCGATCGCGGCGTGGTACGCACGGCGCAGGTCGGTGCCCTCGCTCACCGCCGCGCACGTCATCCCCACGGTGGGCTCCAAAGAGCTCGTGGCACTGCTGCCGCTGCTGCTGGATCTCGGACCCGGGGATGTCGTGGTGCATCCACGCGCCGCGTACCCGACGTACGACGTGGGGGCGCGCGTGGTGGGGGCCACCCCGGTCGCCGCGGACGATCCGGACGAGTGGCCGGCGGCCACGCGCCTGGTGTGGCTGAATTCCCCCGGCAACCCCGACGGGCGGGTGCTCGATGTGCCGGCACTCCGCCGCGCCGCAGAGCGTGCGCGCGAGCGCGGGATCGTGCTGGCCTGCGACGAGTGCTACGCCGAACTGGGCTGGGAGGGGCCGTGGCGGGATCAGCCCGTCCCGAGCGTCCTGGACCCGCGCGTGACCGGCGGTGACCTGACCGGGCTGCTGTCGGTGTACTCGCTGAGCAAGCAGTCGAACCTCGCCGGGTACCGTGCCGCCTTCGTCGCGGGCGACCCGGCCCTCGTGGAGCGCCTGCTCACCGCCCGGCGTCACCTGGGGCTCATGCCGCCGGCGCCCGTGCAGGCCGCCATGGCGGCCGCACTGGCCGACGACACGCACGTGCAGGCGCAGAAGGAGCGCTACCGGGTGCGCCGCGCGCTGCTCAGACCGGCCCTGGAGGCCGCGGGCTTCCGGATCGATGCGAGCGAGGGCGGGCTGTACCTGTGGACCACCGAGGGCCGCGACGCGTGGGAGAGCATGGACCGGCTCGCAGACCTCGGCATCCTCGCCGGGCCGGGGCACTTCTACGGGCCGCACTTCCCCCAGCACGTGCGAGTGTCCCTCACCGCCTCCGATGAGCGCGTCTCAGCGGCCGCAGAGCGCCTCCGCGCGGGGTAG
- a CDS encoding AzlC family ABC transporter permease, with protein sequence MTATEPADERRRATRQGLAVALATSAYGVSFGALAVASGLDVWQTCVLSALMFTGGSQFAFVGVVGAGGVAATPAAIASSALLGVRNAAYAMRMSPVIGRGFWRRAGAAQFTIDESTAVSLAQTDPRARTLGFWVTGIGIYIGWNVSTLLGALAGDVLGDPRQYGLDAAAAAAFLALLWPRLRGRQALAVGAAAAVIATVLTPGLMPGLPVIVAAAVAVAVGWFNWLGRSERPAPEPPDVPEREGLP encoded by the coding sequence GTGACCGCAACCGAACCCGCCGACGAACGCCGCCGGGCGACGCGGCAGGGCCTCGCGGTGGCGCTGGCCACGAGCGCGTACGGAGTGTCGTTCGGGGCACTGGCCGTCGCATCCGGGCTGGACGTGTGGCAGACCTGCGTGCTGAGCGCACTCATGTTCACGGGCGGATCGCAGTTCGCCTTCGTGGGCGTCGTGGGTGCGGGGGGAGTGGCCGCGACGCCGGCGGCCATCGCCTCCTCGGCGCTCCTCGGAGTACGCAACGCCGCCTACGCGATGCGCATGTCGCCGGTGATCGGGCGCGGCTTCTGGCGCCGCGCGGGCGCCGCGCAGTTCACGATCGACGAGTCCACGGCGGTGTCGCTGGCCCAGACCGACCCGCGCGCACGCACGCTCGGCTTCTGGGTCACCGGCATCGGCATCTACATCGGCTGGAACGTCTCGACGCTCCTGGGCGCTCTGGCGGGCGACGTGCTCGGCGACCCCCGGCAGTATGGGCTGGATGCGGCGGCCGCCGCGGCGTTCCTCGCGCTGCTGTGGCCGCGCCTGCGCGGACGCCAGGCGCTGGCGGTGGGGGCGGCAGCCGCCGTGATCGCCACTGTCCTCACTCCGGGCCTCATGCCCGGTCTCCCCGTCATCGTCGCGGCGGCCGTGGCCGTGGCGGTCGGCTGGTTCAACTGGCTGGGACGATCCGAGCGTCCGGCGCCCGAGCCACCCGACGTCCCCGAGCGAGAGGGGCTCCCGTGA
- a CDS encoding histidinol dehydrogenase: MTSPAFPVLAARVLTWMLSLVIGAVYGTAATVAHAYTVAGLPLGLVLAIVGTGALLVAFRTLTGDRWTALAGGLGVVGATLLFSNVGPGGSAIVAPASPATEWIPLTWTLAVPLLVAVVVAWPDLSHLRAEEPPPPASPRRLDP; the protein is encoded by the coding sequence GTGACCTCCCCGGCGTTCCCCGTGCTTGCGGCACGCGTCCTCACATGGATGCTGTCGCTGGTCATCGGCGCCGTCTACGGCACTGCCGCGACCGTCGCGCACGCCTACACCGTGGCGGGCCTGCCGCTCGGCCTCGTGCTGGCGATCGTGGGGACGGGGGCGCTGCTGGTGGCCTTCCGCACGCTGACGGGGGATCGGTGGACCGCACTGGCGGGCGGCCTGGGCGTCGTGGGGGCCACCCTGCTGTTCAGCAACGTCGGACCCGGCGGATCGGCGATCGTGGCCCCTGCCTCCCCGGCGACCGAGTGGATCCCGCTCACCTGGACGCTCGCCGTCCCGCTCCTGGTGGCGGTCGTGGTGGCATGGCCCGACCTCTCCCACCTGCGCGCCGAGGAGCCGCCGCCCCCCGCGAGCCCACGTAGACTGGATCCGTGA
- a CDS encoding L-lactate permease codes for MPVIERHSVRDIAVAWSPFYILTAFVLIWSLPVFKGLFTAGGALAGAVFPVAIPGLTGEIANAAGDPVTATWDFTPLNATGTAILLAVIVSTLTTPNIDAKVLFRELGATLRTLWQALVLIALILALANIANYSGGSSSMGSALAALGPLVPLLAPIIGWIGVFLTGSVVNNNTLFAPLQVVTAEGIGADPALTVAGNTAGGNTGKVISPQSIAIAAGAVGLSGRESEILRASILYSLGMLAVICVWSFTLYLVF; via the coding sequence GTGCCGGTGATCGAGCGGCACAGCGTCCGAGACATCGCCGTGGCGTGGAGCCCGTTCTACATCCTCACCGCGTTCGTCCTGATCTGGAGCCTCCCGGTCTTCAAAGGCTTGTTCACGGCGGGTGGCGCCCTCGCGGGGGCCGTCTTCCCCGTGGCGATCCCCGGCCTCACCGGGGAGATCGCGAACGCCGCGGGCGACCCGGTGACGGCCACGTGGGATTTCACGCCGCTGAACGCCACCGGCACGGCGATCCTCCTGGCGGTCATCGTGTCCACCCTCACGACGCCGAACATCGACGCGAAGGTCCTGTTCCGCGAGCTCGGGGCGACGCTGCGCACACTGTGGCAGGCGCTCGTGCTCATCGCGCTCATCCTGGCGCTGGCCAACATCGCGAACTACTCGGGCGGGTCGAGCTCGATGGGATCGGCGCTGGCCGCCCTCGGTCCCCTCGTGCCGCTGCTGGCCCCCATCATCGGCTGGATCGGGGTGTTCCTCACCGGCTCCGTCGTCAACAACAACACCCTGTTCGCGCCGCTGCAGGTGGTCACCGCGGAGGGGATCGGCGCCGATCCGGCGCTCACCGTGGCGGGCAACACGGCAGGCGGGAACACCGGCAAGGTGATCTCGCCGCAGTCCATCGCGATCGCCGCCGGGGCGGTGGGGCTGTCGGGCAGGGAGAGCGAGATCCTGCGCGCGTCGATCCTCTACAGCCTCGGCATGCTCGCGGTGATCTGCGTCTGGAGCTTCACGCTCTACCTGGTGTTCTGA
- a CDS encoding AzlD domain-containing protein, producing the protein MTLWNAVLLASVICVALKAVGYLLPARWVEAPRPARIADLLTVALLAALVAVQTLGAGQAVVVDARIPAVLVAGGLLALRAPFLVVVVAAAVTAALLRLWGWAA; encoded by the coding sequence GTGACCCTGTGGAACGCCGTCCTGCTGGCCTCCGTCATCTGCGTCGCGCTGAAAGCGGTCGGATACCTCCTGCCGGCGCGCTGGGTCGAGGCGCCGCGCCCCGCGCGCATCGCCGACCTGCTCACCGTCGCGCTGCTGGCCGCGCTCGTCGCGGTGCAGACCCTGGGCGCCGGTCAGGCCGTCGTCGTGGATGCGCGCATCCCGGCGGTGCTCGTGGCCGGCGGCCTGCTCGCGCTGCGTGCGCCGTTCCTGGTCGTCGTCGTGGCCGCCGCCGTCACCGCCGCGCTGCTGCGCCTGTGGGGCTGGGCGGCATGA
- a CDS encoding dipeptide ABC transporter ATP-binding protein: MTSTAQPATPALEMTDVSVDFAVDDVWVPAAKNLTYSIQRGQVVAVVGESGSGKSASSMSILGLLPRNSRVRGSIRVNGREILDLSPRALRQLRGTEVAAIFQEPMTALNPVLTVGFQVVEAIRAHTAKSPAEAEARALELLGMVGLPDPQKAFASYPHQLSGGQRQRAMIAQSISLDPALLIADEPTTALDVTVQAEILDLLRDLRDRLESAILLITHDMGVVADLADWIVVMKDGDIVEQGAVGEVLNNPQQEYTRELLAAVPRLGDKSAEHGAVDVVESLAHVVEEVEAGVDAKVIAAAAEAPVIAKPVLELDHVSVEYGKRRRVAAFRAVDDVTLGIAEGEIVGLVGESGSGKSTIGRAAIGLQPIAEGRLVVDGIDISAGSRKIVSSLRRKVGIVFQDPSSSLNPRMPIGESIGEPIMLAGEAKGKDLDRRVEALLDEVRLPRNYRNRYPHELSGGQKQRVGIARALALKPRLLVADEPTSALDVSVQARVLELLSELQREYRFACLFISHDLAVVDALADRIVVLHRGRIAEQGTRDEILRAPKEPYTQRLIAAIPVPDPEVQAARRELRHQLLLAERDAS; this comes from the coding sequence ATGACCTCGACCGCACAGCCGGCGACCCCGGCGCTGGAGATGACCGACGTCAGCGTCGACTTCGCCGTCGACGACGTGTGGGTTCCCGCCGCCAAGAACCTGACCTACTCGATCCAGCGCGGCCAGGTGGTCGCCGTCGTGGGGGAGTCGGGCTCGGGCAAGAGCGCCAGCTCCATGTCGATCCTCGGCCTGCTGCCCCGTAACAGCCGCGTGCGCGGCAGCATCAGGGTCAACGGGCGGGAGATCCTCGATCTGTCCCCGCGGGCGCTGCGCCAGCTGCGCGGCACCGAGGTCGCCGCGATCTTCCAGGAGCCGATGACGGCGCTGAACCCCGTCCTGACGGTGGGCTTCCAGGTCGTGGAGGCCATCCGCGCGCACACCGCCAAGAGCCCCGCCGAGGCGGAGGCGCGCGCCCTCGAACTGCTCGGGATGGTCGGGCTGCCCGACCCGCAGAAGGCCTTCGCGTCCTACCCGCACCAGCTCTCCGGCGGACAGCGGCAGCGCGCCATGATCGCCCAGTCCATCAGCCTCGACCCCGCGCTGCTGATCGCGGACGAGCCCACCACGGCGCTGGATGTCACGGTGCAGGCCGAGATCCTGGATCTGCTGCGCGACCTCCGCGACCGCCTCGAGTCGGCGATCCTCCTCATCACCCACGACATGGGCGTGGTCGCCGACCTGGCCGACTGGATCGTCGTGATGAAGGACGGCGACATCGTCGAGCAGGGCGCAGTGGGGGAGGTGCTCAACAACCCCCAGCAGGAGTACACGCGCGAGCTGCTGGCCGCTGTGCCGCGCCTGGGTGACAAGTCGGCCGAGCACGGCGCCGTGGACGTGGTGGAAAGCCTCGCGCACGTCGTGGAAGAGGTCGAGGCGGGCGTCGACGCGAAGGTGATCGCCGCCGCCGCGGAAGCGCCCGTCATCGCCAAGCCCGTCTTGGAGCTGGACCACGTGTCGGTCGAATACGGCAAGCGGCGCCGCGTCGCGGCGTTCCGGGCCGTGGATGACGTGACGCTCGGGATCGCCGAGGGAGAGATCGTCGGCCTCGTGGGCGAATCCGGCTCCGGCAAGTCGACGATCGGCCGCGCGGCGATCGGCCTCCAGCCCATCGCAGAGGGACGCCTCGTCGTGGACGGCATCGACATCAGCGCCGGCTCCCGGAAGATCGTGTCGTCGCTGCGGCGCAAGGTCGGCATCGTGTTCCAGGACCCGTCGTCGTCGCTGAACCCCCGCATGCCGATCGGGGAGAGCATCGGCGAGCCGATCATGCTGGCCGGCGAGGCCAAGGGCAAGGACCTCGATCGCCGGGTGGAAGCGCTCCTGGACGAAGTGCGGCTGCCGCGCAACTACCGCAACCGCTACCCGCACGAGCTCTCCGGCGGGCAGAAGCAGCGCGTCGGCATCGCGCGCGCCCTGGCGCTGAAGCCCCGCCTGCTCGTGGCCGACGAGCCGACCAGCGCGCTGGATGTGTCGGTGCAGGCGCGCGTGCTGGAGCTCCTGAGCGAACTGCAGCGCGAATACCGCTTCGCGTGCCTGTTCATCAGCCACGACCTGGCCGTCGTGGACGCGCTGGCCGATCGCATCGTGGTGCTGCACCGCGGCCGGATCGCGGAGCAGGGAACGCGCGACGAGATCCTCCGCGCCCCCAAGGAGCCGTACACGCAACGGCTCATCGCGGCCATCCCCGTGCCCGATCCGGAGGTCCAGGCCGCCCGCCGCGAACTCCGCCACCAGCTGCTGCTGGCGGAGCGCGACGCGTCCTGA
- a CDS encoding L-lactate permease — MWEQTTDPFGSLWVSALVAAIPILLFLFCLVVLKLKGVIAAVIALVAEIIVALWAFGMPGSAVAGAGLIGVLTAIWPIAYIIVMAVWLYRLAVASGRFDVIRSSIGGISPDQRIQVLLISFAFGAFLEGAAGFGVPIAICAALLVQLGFRPVKAAMICLVANAAAGAYGAIGIPVIVASQVTGIDITILSRSMVVILQPLTILIPFLLVMILDGWRGLKETLPATLTVTIVFSGIQGGVLWFLGPELADIGAGLGAMVALFALGRVWQPRSHFREGAGRCR, encoded by the coding sequence ATGTGGGAGCAGACGACCGACCCCTTCGGGAGCCTGTGGGTGTCGGCCCTCGTGGCGGCGATCCCGATCCTGCTGTTCCTCTTCTGCCTGGTGGTGCTCAAACTCAAGGGCGTCATCGCAGCGGTCATCGCGCTGGTCGCTGAGATCATCGTCGCCCTGTGGGCGTTCGGGATGCCGGGATCCGCCGTGGCCGGCGCGGGCCTGATCGGCGTGCTGACGGCCATCTGGCCGATCGCGTACATCATCGTCATGGCGGTGTGGCTGTACCGTCTCGCCGTCGCCAGCGGCAGGTTCGATGTCATCCGCTCGTCGATCGGCGGGATCTCACCCGACCAGCGCATCCAGGTGCTGCTCATCAGCTTCGCCTTCGGGGCCTTCCTCGAGGGCGCCGCCGGGTTCGGGGTGCCCATCGCCATCTGCGCCGCCCTGCTCGTGCAGTTGGGGTTCCGCCCGGTCAAGGCGGCCATGATCTGCCTCGTCGCCAACGCCGCCGCCGGTGCGTACGGGGCCATCGGCATCCCGGTGATCGTGGCGTCGCAGGTCACCGGCATCGACATCACGATCCTGTCGCGGTCGATGGTCGTCATCCTCCAGCCGTTGACTATCCTCATCCCTTTCCTGCTCGTGATGATCCTCGACGGATGGCGTGGTTTGAAGGAGACCCTGCCGGCGACCCTCACGGTCACGATCGTCTTCAGCGGCATCCAGGGCGGTGTGCTGTGGTTCCTCGGGCCCGAGCTCGCCGACATCGGCGCGGGTCTGGGCGCCATGGTCGCCCTGTTCGCCCTCGGACGGGTGTGGCAGCCCCGCAGCCACTTCCGCGAGGGGGCGGGGCGGTGCCGGTGA
- the fdxA gene encoding ferredoxin: MTYVIALPCVDVKDRACIDECPVDCIYEGDRSLYIHPDECVDCGACEPVCPVEAIYYEDDLPEEWSDYYKANVEFFDDIGSPGGAAKVGVIHKDHPVISALPPQGE, translated from the coding sequence GTGACGTATGTGATCGCCCTCCCGTGCGTGGATGTCAAAGACCGTGCGTGCATCGACGAGTGCCCCGTGGACTGCATCTACGAGGGTGATCGCTCGCTCTACATCCACCCGGACGAATGCGTCGACTGCGGTGCGTGCGAGCCGGTCTGCCCCGTCGAGGCCATCTACTACGAGGACGACCTTCCCGAGGAGTGGTCGGACTACTACAAGGCCAACGTGGAGTTCTTCGACGACATCGGCTCGCCCGGAGGCGCGGCGAAGGTGGGGGTCATCCACAAGGATCACCCGGTCATCTCGGCGCTCCCGCCCCAGGGCGAGTGA
- the dapD gene encoding 2,3,4,5-tetrahydropyridine-2,6-dicarboxylate N-succinyltransferase, giving the protein MSDERWMWGVGLATAAGDGTVLDTWFPEPALGRRPMGFNPAMAPAALEQFAVDDARRAVSVEVVTLEIDLDAPPTSTSDAYLRLHALSHRLVRPNELNLDGVFGHLPNVAWTTAGPMHPDDATRLRPVLLREGVQVQGLDKFPRLLDYVTPPGVRIADASRVRLGAYLSPGTTVMHEGFVNFNAGTLGASMVEGRISQGVVVGDGSDIGGGASVMGTLSGGGTHRVSIGARTLLGANAGIGISLGDDCVVEAGLYVTAGTKISLPGEGERPDGTHPVVKGAELSGRPGLLFRRNSLTGAVEAVRRQGVGVVLNEALHA; this is encoded by the coding sequence ATGAGTGATGAGCGGTGGATGTGGGGTGTCGGGCTGGCCACGGCTGCCGGCGACGGCACGGTGCTGGACACGTGGTTTCCGGAGCCGGCTCTCGGACGCCGGCCGATGGGCTTCAACCCCGCGATGGCGCCTGCCGCGCTCGAGCAGTTCGCCGTGGACGACGCCCGTCGCGCGGTGTCGGTGGAGGTCGTGACGCTCGAGATCGACCTGGATGCGCCGCCCACCTCCACCTCCGACGCCTATCTCCGTCTGCACGCACTGTCGCATCGCCTCGTGCGTCCCAACGAGCTCAACCTCGACGGCGTGTTCGGGCACCTCCCGAACGTGGCGTGGACGACGGCAGGGCCGATGCATCCCGACGACGCGACGCGGCTGCGCCCGGTCCTGCTGCGCGAGGGCGTGCAGGTGCAGGGTCTGGACAAGTTCCCGCGCCTGCTGGACTACGTCACGCCTCCCGGCGTGCGGATCGCGGACGCGTCGCGCGTGCGGCTGGGCGCCTACCTCTCCCCCGGCACGACCGTCATGCACGAGGGTTTCGTCAACTTCAACGCCGGCACTCTCGGCGCCTCGATGGTCGAAGGTCGCATCTCGCAGGGCGTCGTGGTCGGCGACGGCAGCGACATCGGCGGCGGCGCGTCGGTCATGGGCACCCTCTCGGGCGGCGGCACGCACCGCGTGTCGATCGGCGCACGGACGCTGCTGGGTGCGAACGCCGGCATCGGCATCTCCCTCGGCGACGACTGCGTCGTGGAGGCGGGTCTGTACGTCACCGCCGGCACGAAGATCAGCCTGCCCGGTGAGGGCGAGCGACCCGACGGGACGCACCCCGTGGTCAAGGGCGCGGAGCTCTCCGGCCGGCCCGGCCTGCTCTTCCGCCGCAACTCCCTCACGGGTGCCGTCGAGGCCGTCCGGCGCCAGGGCGTCGGCGTGGTCCTCAACGAAGCGCTGCACGCCTGA